The Pseudomonas eucalypticola genome has a window encoding:
- a CDS encoding sensor histidine kinase codes for MALNAVIFWGAASYLARQGDEIVQGQARALKSVPLASLPEQIRHAQLGDLRNVSYYGLFSEGGEKRAGNVEHLPADLPIDGKPRELKEVGFQYGARALALRLADNTILVVGYDAKTLTGLRLILVQTLGWSSLVILLMGLALGALLGLGPMRRVRQVQETSSRIATGDLQCRLPIAGNGDELDILSSLVNQMIGEVARLLDEVKSVGDNVAHDLRTPLHAMRAQLHRTLEQWQVETPVQLQVRVEQALAAADSLLSRFRALQRIAEIDKQQRLAGMADFALEALFEELAESYGAVAEETGITLRTSIELGSLVHADRALVAEALINLLENALKFTGEGGTVWFRLQRPSDEVVMLVEDNGPGIAEEDRERVLHRFGRSARDQHIPGAGLGLAMVSAVARLHGYQLTLDEAAPGLRVTLRGACRAADSN; via the coding sequence GTGGCTCTCAATGCCGTGATTTTTTGGGGTGCGGCAAGTTACCTTGCACGCCAAGGCGATGAAATTGTCCAGGGCCAGGCAAGAGCGCTGAAATCTGTCCCGCTAGCGAGTCTTCCCGAGCAAATCCGGCACGCGCAGTTGGGGGATTTGCGAAATGTAAGCTATTACGGCTTGTTCAGCGAAGGGGGAGAAAAACGAGCTGGTAATGTCGAGCACCTACCTGCCGATTTGCCGATCGATGGCAAACCGCGGGAGCTTAAGGAAGTGGGGTTCCAGTACGGTGCTCGTGCTCTGGCGCTGCGGTTGGCTGACAACACTATTCTAGTGGTCGGGTACGATGCCAAGACACTCACGGGCTTACGTCTGATTTTGGTACAGACTCTGGGCTGGAGTAGCCTAGTCATCTTGCTGATGGGGCTGGCGTTAGGAGCACTTTTGGGACTTGGCCCTATGCGGCGCGTGCGTCAGGTGCAGGAAACCAGCAGTAGGATTGCGACGGGCGATCTGCAGTGCCGGCTGCCGATTGCGGGTAACGGAGATGAGCTGGACATACTTTCAAGCTTGGTTAACCAAATGATTGGAGAGGTCGCGCGCCTACTGGATGAGGTCAAAAGTGTAGGCGACAATGTTGCCCATGACTTGCGCACACCACTTCATGCCATGCGTGCCCAACTTCATCGTACCCTTGAGCAGTGGCAGGTAGAAACTCCGGTGCAGTTGCAGGTGCGGGTGGAGCAGGCCCTGGCAGCTGCTGACAGCTTGCTGAGTCGCTTCCGGGCCTTGCAGCGCATTGCCGAAATTGACAAGCAGCAGCGTTTGGCTGGTATGGCTGATTTCGCGCTCGAAGCTTTATTTGAGGAGTTGGCCGAGTCTTATGGCGCTGTAGCGGAGGAGACAGGCATAACGCTTCGAACCAGTATTGAGCTCGGAAGTCTGGTGCATGCCGACCGGGCGCTGGTGGCTGAAGCGTTGATCAATCTGCTGGAAAACGCTCTGAAATTTACGGGAGAGGGCGGTACCGTTTGGTTCCGCCTGCAACGACCAAGTGATGAAGTAGTCATGTTAGTTGAGGATAACGGGCCTGGAATCGCGGAAGAAGACCGCGAAAGGGTCCTCCACCGCTTTGGACGCAGCGCTCGTGATCAGCACATACCGGGAGCAGGCTTAGGTCTGGCGATGGTCAGCGCC